The Nitrospira sp. SG-bin1 genome has a window encoding:
- a CDS encoding phosphoglycolate phosphatase — protein sequence MRYVALATDYDNTLALHGQVRPETVSALERLVQSGRKIILVTGRLLPDILDIFPEITLCERVVADNGAVLYRPATREHSMLAPPIPAAFLDELRRRKVPELSFGDSIVGTVRPHEVTLLEVIRDLGLELQVIFNRDAVMVVPSGVNKATGLMAALREMSLSPRNVVAIGDAENDHALLNRCEYAVAVANAVPTLKEIADWVTTGEAGRGVAEVIDELVSHDLGVSPFSASRRNVLIGMRENGAEVEIPAAGANILLAGSSGSGKSTLATGILERVIEQGYQFCVIDPEGDYEGFAGAVMFGTPQRGPGTTEIFTALESPDANVVVNLVGLPLQDRPAFFLALLPALQERRAKYGRPHWILVDETHHLLPRDWQPVQAVLAKDLTGMVYVTVHPDHVARSVLDTVDVVMALGDDPAGTIAGFCETVGQPVPQMQLTALGHGEAVFWDRRSAELPCKLRIAPCEADRQRHRRKYAEGELPEDRSFYFRGPNNALNLRAHNLILFMQLAEGVDETTWLHHLRQGDYSTWMAEGIKDSQLADAVRRIEQQPSISAARSRQLIRSAIEERYTIPATGP from the coding sequence ATGAGGTACGTGGCTCTCGCAACGGATTACGACAATACGCTGGCACTCCATGGACAAGTCCGACCGGAGACGGTTTCTGCGCTCGAGCGTCTCGTTCAATCCGGGCGGAAAATCATTCTGGTAACCGGGCGTCTATTGCCGGATATTCTGGATATCTTTCCCGAGATCACGCTGTGCGAGCGAGTCGTCGCCGACAATGGCGCCGTGCTTTACCGCCCCGCGACGCGAGAACATTCGATGCTCGCCCCTCCCATCCCCGCCGCGTTCCTCGATGAACTGCGCCGTCGAAAGGTTCCTGAACTGTCATTCGGAGACTCCATCGTCGGCACGGTTCGGCCGCATGAGGTCACGCTGCTCGAGGTCATTCGCGATCTGGGGCTCGAACTGCAAGTCATATTCAATCGGGATGCCGTCATGGTTGTCCCGTCCGGGGTCAACAAAGCCACGGGTCTCATGGCCGCATTGCGTGAGATGAGCCTATCTCCGCGTAACGTCGTGGCGATCGGGGATGCGGAAAACGATCATGCCTTGTTGAACCGGTGTGAATATGCGGTGGCGGTCGCCAATGCGGTCCCGACTCTCAAAGAGATCGCCGATTGGGTCACTACGGGCGAAGCGGGACGCGGAGTCGCCGAAGTCATCGACGAACTCGTGTCGCATGATCTCGGCGTCTCTCCGTTCAGCGCGAGCCGTCGCAACGTTCTTATCGGCATGCGCGAAAACGGCGCAGAAGTCGAGATTCCTGCCGCGGGAGCGAACATATTGCTGGCGGGATCGTCGGGAAGCGGAAAATCGACGCTGGCCACCGGAATTCTCGAACGCGTGATCGAACAAGGGTATCAGTTTTGCGTGATCGATCCCGAAGGCGATTATGAAGGCTTTGCGGGAGCGGTCATGTTTGGGACTCCGCAACGGGGTCCGGGAACGACGGAGATTTTCACCGCTTTGGAGAGTCCGGACGCGAATGTGGTCGTCAATCTCGTGGGTTTGCCCTTGCAGGATCGTCCCGCCTTTTTCCTGGCCCTTTTGCCGGCCCTGCAAGAGCGCCGTGCAAAATACGGTCGGCCCCATTGGATTCTCGTGGACGAAACGCACCATTTACTGCCCCGCGATTGGCAGCCGGTCCAGGCTGTGCTGGCGAAAGATTTGACCGGTATGGTGTATGTCACCGTCCATCCAGACCATGTCGCGAGATCGGTGCTTGACACGGTGGATGTGGTGATGGCTTTGGGCGATGATCCGGCTGGTACGATTGCGGGCTTTTGTGAAACAGTCGGCCAGCCTGTACCTCAGATGCAGCTTACGGCGCTGGGCCATGGTGAAGCGGTCTTTTGGGATAGACGGTCCGCCGAATTGCCCTGCAAACTGCGCATCGCTCCCTGTGAAGCGGACCGTCAGCGTCATCGCCGGAAATACGCGGAAGGCGAGTTGCCGGAGGACCGAAGCTTTTATTTCCGTGGCCCGAACAATGCGTTGAACTTGCGCGCGCACAACTTGATTCTCTTCATGCAGCTCGCGGAAGGCGTCGATGAAACGACGTGGCTGCATCACCTTCGACAGGGAGATTACAGCACATGGATGGCCGAGGGCATCAAAGATTCCCAATTGGCCGATGCCGTTCGCCGCATCGAGCAACAACCTTCCATCAGCGCCGCGCGCAGTCGTCAGCTGATACGCTCCGCGATCGAAGAGCGGTACACCATTCCTGCCACGGGTCCGTGA